A single window of Mycobacterium sp. ITM-2016-00318 DNA harbors:
- a CDS encoding cyclic nucleotide-binding domain-containing protein has protein sequence MSSERQIARNKARAVTKQEQQDVHLLQNFDGFSKFSEDDLRRIVQASHRTSTSGPWPLIREQTVSDACYILLSGEAAVYVGNDKIATVKSGEVIGESALKRGKLRGATVTTTGRAEVLHIDRNDLDRLLDDVPALRQLIDDTVARRTPGANEG, from the coding sequence ATGAGCAGCGAACGTCAGATCGCCCGTAACAAGGCGAGAGCCGTTACCAAGCAGGAGCAGCAAGACGTGCATCTGCTTCAGAACTTCGATGGCTTCTCGAAGTTCTCGGAGGATGATCTAAGGCGCATCGTTCAAGCGTCGCATCGCACGTCGACGTCGGGTCCGTGGCCGCTGATTCGGGAGCAGACGGTGTCGGATGCGTGCTACATCCTGCTGAGCGGTGAGGCGGCGGTGTACGTCGGCAACGACAAGATCGCGACGGTCAAGTCCGGCGAGGTGATCGGCGAATCGGCGCTCAAGCGCGGCAAGCTGCGCGGTGCGACGGTGACGACGACGGGCCGCGCCGAGGTGCTGCACATCGACCGCAATGACCTCGACCGCCTGCTCGACGACGTGCCCGCGCTGCGCCAGCTCATCGACGACACGGTGGCACGGCGGACGCCCGGCGCGAACGAGGGCTGA